The segment TCAGAGGATCATCAATACGCCGAGGACGAGCATCAGGATGGCGATTATCCCGTCCAGAATCCGCCACGACGCCGGCCGGGCGAAAAAGCCTCGAAGCAACCGCGCGCCGAACCCAAGCGCTGAGAACCAGACAACACTGGCCAGCATTGCCCCGCCGCCAAAGATCCAGCGCCCGGAGTTATGACTGCTGGCGATCGATCCGAGCATCAACACGGTATCCAGATACACGTGCGGATTGAGCCAGGTCAGGGTCATGCAGGTCAGCACCGCGCCGGTCAATGAGGTGCGGCCAGGGCCGCGATCGGGTTCCAGGGTGCCGGGCCGCAGCGCCCGACGGGCTGCGATCAGCCCGTAACAGATCAGGAAACCAGCGCCGAGCCAGCGGATAACCGTCGCTACGCCAGACGCCGTCTCGACGAGGACGCCGATGCCACCGACTCCCAGGGCAATCAACACGAGGTCAGACACCGAGCAGATCAGCACTATTGGCAGCACGTGCTCGCGGCGGATCCCTTGGCGCAGCACGAATGCGTTCTGCGAACCGATCGCGATGATCAGGGACAGTCCTGCACCGAAACCTGCCAGCCCAGTGGTCAACACGGTGCCTAAAGTCATCTGCATGACTTCGACGCTAGGCAAGCTCCTTCCTTCAGTCCAGCTAAATATTCTGAAGTAGCATTAGAATTGCTAATCATGGATATTCAGTTCGAACAGCTTCGAACCTTTGCCGCGGTCATCGACGAGGGAACGTTCGAGGCCGCCGCCCGGAAACTGCAGGTGACGCCATCCGCCGTCAGCCAACGCATCAAGGCGCTGGAGCAGCAGGTCGGACGGGTACTGGTCCGGCGGACCAAGCCTGCCGGCGCCACCGAATCCGGCCAGGTGATCATGCGGCTTGCCCGGCAGGTCGCCATGCTGGAAGACGAGGCGTCGTATTCACTGAACCCTGATGACGCCGATAGTGCGGGCAGCGACATTCCGCTTGTAGTCAACGCAGATTCGCTGGCCACCTGGGTTCTCCCCACCCTCGCGTCGCTACTGGAGCGCTGGCGGATCACCTTCGACATCCACCGAGAAAATGAAATGCACTCGGCGGACGTGTTGCGTGAAGGCGCGGTGATGGCCGCCATTTCCTCGACCTCTGAGCCCGTACAAGGATGCAGCGTCCGCAAGCTCGGTTCAATGCGCTATCGGGCGATGGCAAGTGAAGGCTTCATCGAGCGCTGGTTTTCCGACGGCGTCACGCCGG is part of the Saxibacter everestensis genome and harbors:
- a CDS encoding LysE/ArgO family amino acid transporter, with protein sequence MTLGTVLTTGLAGFGAGLSLIIAIGSQNAFVLRQGIRREHVLPIVLICSVSDLVLIALGVGGIGVLVETASGVATVIRWLGAGFLICYGLIAARRALRPGTLEPDRGPGRTSLTGAVLTCMTLTWLNPHVYLDTVLMLGSIASSHNSGRWIFGGGAMLASVVWFSALGFGARLLRGFFARPASWRILDGIIAILMLVLGVLMIL
- a CDS encoding LysR family transcriptional regulator ArgP; translation: MDIQFEQLRTFAAVIDEGTFEAAARKLQVTPSAVSQRIKALEQQVGRVLVRRTKPAGATESGQVIMRLARQVAMLEDEASYSLNPDDADSAGSDIPLVVNADSLATWVLPTLASLLERWRITFDIHRENEMHSADVLREGAVMAAISSTSEPVQGCSVRKLGSMRYRAMASEGFIERWFSDGVTPDSLSRAPHIDFDRKDSLQTRFLRGTTRKQLEPPKHFVPASSDFRNAVELGLGWGMLPEQQVEGSTRLRPLGVGRPIDVPLFWQRWKLDSPVLDAVSEAVLAGARRFLR